One window of the Macaca thibetana thibetana isolate TM-01 chromosome 13, ASM2454274v1, whole genome shotgun sequence genome contains the following:
- the EPAS1 gene encoding endothelial PAS domain-containing protein 1 isoform X2, whose amino-acid sequence MTADKEKKRSSSERRKEKSRDAARCRRSKETEVFYELAHELPLPHSVSSHLDKASIMRLAISFLRTHKLLSSVCSENESEAEADQQMDNLYLKALEGFIAVVTQDGDMIFLSENISKFMGLTQVELTGHSIFDFTHPCDHEEIRENLSLKNGSGFGKKSKDMSTERDFFMRMKCTVTNRGRTVNLKSATWKVLHCTGQVKVYNNCPPHNSLCGYKEPLLSCLIIMCEPIQHPSHMDIPLDSKTFLSRHSMDMKFTYCDDRITELIGYHPEELLGRSAYEFYHALDSENMTKSHQNLCTKGQVVSGQYRMLAKHGGYVWLETQGTVIYNPRNLQPQCIMCVNYVLSEIEKNDVVFSMDQTESLFKPHLMAMNSIFDSSGKGAVSEKSNFLFTKLKEEPEELAQLAPTPGDAIISLDFGNQNFEESSAYGKAILPPSQPWATELRSHSTQSEAGSLPAFTVPQAAAPGSTTPSATSSSSCSTPNSPEDYYTSLDNDLKIEVIEKLFAMDTEAKDQCSTQTDFNELDLETLAPYIPMDGEDFQLSPICPEERLLAENPQSTPQHCFSAMTNIFQPLAPVAPHSPFLLDKFQQQLESKKTEPEHRPMSSIFFDAGSKASLPPCCGQASTPLSSMGGRSNTQWPPDPPLHFGPTKWAVGDQRTEFLGAAPLGPPVSPPHISTFKTRSAKGFGARGPDVLSPAMVALSNKLKLKRQLEYEEQAFQDLSGGDPPGGSTSHLMWKRMKNLRGGSCPLMPDKPLSTNVPNGKFTQNPVRGLGHPLRHLPLPQPPSAVSPGENSKSRFPAQCYATQYQDYSLSSAHKVSGMASRLLGPSFESYLLPELTRYDCEVNVPVLGSSTLLQGGDLLRALDQAT is encoded by the exons GAGTAGCtcggagaggaggaaggagaagtcCCGGGATGCCGCACGGTGCCGGCGGAGCAAGGAGACGGAGGTGTTCTACGAGCTGGCCCATGAGCTGCCTCTGCCCCACAGCGTGAGCTCCCATCTGGACAAGGCCTCCATCATGCGACTGGCGATCAGCTTCCTGCGAACACACAAGCTCCTCTCCTCAG TTTGCTCTGAAAATGAGTCTGAAGCTGAAGCTGACCAGCAGATGGACAACTTGTACCTGAAAGCCTTGGAGGGTTTCATTGCCGTGGTGACCCAAGATGGCGACATGATCTTTCTGTCAGAAAACATCAGCAAGTTCATGGGACTTACACAG GTGGAGCTAACAGGACATAGTATCTTTGACTTCACTCATCCCTGCGACCACGAGGAGATTCGTGAGAACCTGAGTCTCAAAAATG GCTCTGGTTttgggaaaaaaagcaaagacatgtCCACAGAGCGGGACTTCTTCATGAGGATGAAGTGCACGGTCACCAACAGAGGCCGTACTGTCAACCTCAAGTCAGCCACCTGGAAG GTCTTGCACTGCACGGGCCAAGTGAAAGTCTACAACAACTGCCCTCCTCACAATAGTCTGTGTGGCTACAAGGAGCCCCTGCTGTCCTGCCTCATCATCATGTGTGAACCGATCCAGCACCCATCCCACATGGACATTCCCCTGGACAGCAAGACCTTCCTGAGCCGCCACAGCATGGACATGAAGTTCACCTACTGTGATGACAG AATCACAGAACTGATTGGTTACCACCCTGAGGAGCTGCTTGGCCGCTCAGCCTATGAATTCTACCATGCGCTAGACTCCGAGAACATGACCAAGAGTCACCAGAACT TGTGCACCAAGGGCCAGGTGGTAAGTGGCCAGTACCGGATGCTCGCAAAGCATGGGGGCTACGTGTGGCTGGAAACCCAGGGGACAGTCATCTACAACCCTCGCAACCTGCAGCCCCAGTGCATCATGTGTGTCAACTACGTTCTGAG TGAGATTGAGAAGAATGACGTGGTGTTCTCCATGGACCAGACGGAATCCCTGTTCAAGCCCCACCTGATGGCCATGAACAGCATCTTTGATAGCAGTGGCAAGGGGGCTGTGTCTGAGAAGAGTAACTTCCTATTCACCAAGCTAAAGGAGGAGCCTGAGGAGCTGGCCCAGCTGGCTCCCACCCCAGGAGACGCCATCATCTCTCTGGATTTCG GGAATCAGAACTTCGAGGAATCCTCAGCCTATGGCAAGGCCATCCTGCCCCCGAGCCAGCCGTGGGCCACAGAGTTGAGGAGCCACAGCACCCAGAGCGAGGCTGGGAGCCTGCCTGCCTTCACCGTGCCCCAGGCAGCCGCCCCGGGCAGCACCACCCCCAGtgccaccagcagcagcagctgctccaCG CCCAATAGCCCTGAAGACTATTATACATCTTTGGATAACGACCTGAAGATTGAAGTGATTGAGAAGCTCTTCGCGATGGACACAGAGGCCAAGGACCAATGCAGTACCCAG ACGGATTTCAATGAGCTGGACTTGGAGACACTGGCACCCTATATTCCCATGGACGGGGAAGACTTCCAGCTGAGCCCCATCTGCCCCGAGGAGCGGCTCTTGGCGGAGAACCCACAGTCCACCCCCCAGCACTGCTTCAGTGCCATGACAAACATCTTCCAGCCACTGGCCCCTGTAGCCCCGCACAGTCCCTTCCTCCTGGACAAGTTTCAGCAGCAGCTGGAGAGCAAGAAGACAGAGCCCGAGCACCGGCCCATGTCCTCCATCTTCTTTGATGCCGGAAGCAAAGcatccctgccaccatgctgTGGCCAGGCCAGCACCCCTCTCTCTTCCATGGGGGGCAGATCTAATACCCAGTGGCCCCCAGATCCACCATTACATTTTGGGCCCACAAAGTGGGCCGTCGGGGATCAGCGCACAGAGTTCCTGGGAGCGGCACCATTGGGGCCCCCTGTCTCCCCGCCCCATATCTCCACATTCAAGACAAG GTCTGCAAAGGGTTTTGGGGCTCGAGGCCCAGACGTGCTGAGCCCGGCCATGGTAGCCCTCTCCAACAAGCTGAAGCTGAAGCGACAGCTGGAGTATGAAGAGCAAGCCTTCCAGGACCTGAGTGGG GGGGACCCACCTGGTGGCAGCACTTCACATTTGATGTGGAAACGGATGAAGAACCTCAGGGGTGGGAGCTGCCCTTTGATGCCGGACAAGCCACTGAGCACAAATGTCCCCAATG GTAAGTTCACCCAAAATCCTGTGAGGGGCCTGGGCCATCCCCTGAGACATCTGCCGCTGCCACAGCCTCCATCTGCCGTCAGTCCCGGGGAGAACAGCAAGAGCAGGTTCCCCGCACAGTGCTATGCCACGCAGTACCAGGACTACAGCCTGTCGTCAGCCCACAAGGTGTCAG GCATGGCAAGCCGGCTGCTCGGGCCCTCGTTTGAGTCCTACCTGCTGCCTGAACTGACCAGATATGACTGTGAGGTGAACGTGCCCGTGCTGGGAAGCTCCACGCTCCTGCAAGGAGGGGACCTCCTCAGAGCCCTGGACCAGGCCACCTGA
- the EPAS1 gene encoding endothelial PAS domain-containing protein 1 isoform X1 encodes MLGLFVFKTGTQRRNRRLLYTRSSSERRKEKSRDAARCRRSKETEVFYELAHELPLPHSVSSHLDKASIMRLAISFLRTHKLLSSVCSENESEAEADQQMDNLYLKALEGFIAVVTQDGDMIFLSENISKFMGLTQVELTGHSIFDFTHPCDHEEIRENLSLKNGSGFGKKSKDMSTERDFFMRMKCTVTNRGRTVNLKSATWKVLHCTGQVKVYNNCPPHNSLCGYKEPLLSCLIIMCEPIQHPSHMDIPLDSKTFLSRHSMDMKFTYCDDRITELIGYHPEELLGRSAYEFYHALDSENMTKSHQNLCTKGQVVSGQYRMLAKHGGYVWLETQGTVIYNPRNLQPQCIMCVNYVLSEIEKNDVVFSMDQTESLFKPHLMAMNSIFDSSGKGAVSEKSNFLFTKLKEEPEELAQLAPTPGDAIISLDFGNQNFEESSAYGKAILPPSQPWATELRSHSTQSEAGSLPAFTVPQAAAPGSTTPSATSSSSCSTPNSPEDYYTSLDNDLKIEVIEKLFAMDTEAKDQCSTQTDFNELDLETLAPYIPMDGEDFQLSPICPEERLLAENPQSTPQHCFSAMTNIFQPLAPVAPHSPFLLDKFQQQLESKKTEPEHRPMSSIFFDAGSKASLPPCCGQASTPLSSMGGRSNTQWPPDPPLHFGPTKWAVGDQRTEFLGAAPLGPPVSPPHISTFKTRSAKGFGARGPDVLSPAMVALSNKLKLKRQLEYEEQAFQDLSGGDPPGGSTSHLMWKRMKNLRGGSCPLMPDKPLSTNVPNGKFTQNPVRGLGHPLRHLPLPQPPSAVSPGENSKSRFPAQCYATQYQDYSLSSAHKVSGMASRLLGPSFESYLLPELTRYDCEVNVPVLGSSTLLQGGDLLRALDQAT; translated from the exons GAGTAGCtcggagaggaggaaggagaagtcCCGGGATGCCGCACGGTGCCGGCGGAGCAAGGAGACGGAGGTGTTCTACGAGCTGGCCCATGAGCTGCCTCTGCCCCACAGCGTGAGCTCCCATCTGGACAAGGCCTCCATCATGCGACTGGCGATCAGCTTCCTGCGAACACACAAGCTCCTCTCCTCAG TTTGCTCTGAAAATGAGTCTGAAGCTGAAGCTGACCAGCAGATGGACAACTTGTACCTGAAAGCCTTGGAGGGTTTCATTGCCGTGGTGACCCAAGATGGCGACATGATCTTTCTGTCAGAAAACATCAGCAAGTTCATGGGACTTACACAG GTGGAGCTAACAGGACATAGTATCTTTGACTTCACTCATCCCTGCGACCACGAGGAGATTCGTGAGAACCTGAGTCTCAAAAATG GCTCTGGTTttgggaaaaaaagcaaagacatgtCCACAGAGCGGGACTTCTTCATGAGGATGAAGTGCACGGTCACCAACAGAGGCCGTACTGTCAACCTCAAGTCAGCCACCTGGAAG GTCTTGCACTGCACGGGCCAAGTGAAAGTCTACAACAACTGCCCTCCTCACAATAGTCTGTGTGGCTACAAGGAGCCCCTGCTGTCCTGCCTCATCATCATGTGTGAACCGATCCAGCACCCATCCCACATGGACATTCCCCTGGACAGCAAGACCTTCCTGAGCCGCCACAGCATGGACATGAAGTTCACCTACTGTGATGACAG AATCACAGAACTGATTGGTTACCACCCTGAGGAGCTGCTTGGCCGCTCAGCCTATGAATTCTACCATGCGCTAGACTCCGAGAACATGACCAAGAGTCACCAGAACT TGTGCACCAAGGGCCAGGTGGTAAGTGGCCAGTACCGGATGCTCGCAAAGCATGGGGGCTACGTGTGGCTGGAAACCCAGGGGACAGTCATCTACAACCCTCGCAACCTGCAGCCCCAGTGCATCATGTGTGTCAACTACGTTCTGAG TGAGATTGAGAAGAATGACGTGGTGTTCTCCATGGACCAGACGGAATCCCTGTTCAAGCCCCACCTGATGGCCATGAACAGCATCTTTGATAGCAGTGGCAAGGGGGCTGTGTCTGAGAAGAGTAACTTCCTATTCACCAAGCTAAAGGAGGAGCCTGAGGAGCTGGCCCAGCTGGCTCCCACCCCAGGAGACGCCATCATCTCTCTGGATTTCG GGAATCAGAACTTCGAGGAATCCTCAGCCTATGGCAAGGCCATCCTGCCCCCGAGCCAGCCGTGGGCCACAGAGTTGAGGAGCCACAGCACCCAGAGCGAGGCTGGGAGCCTGCCTGCCTTCACCGTGCCCCAGGCAGCCGCCCCGGGCAGCACCACCCCCAGtgccaccagcagcagcagctgctccaCG CCCAATAGCCCTGAAGACTATTATACATCTTTGGATAACGACCTGAAGATTGAAGTGATTGAGAAGCTCTTCGCGATGGACACAGAGGCCAAGGACCAATGCAGTACCCAG ACGGATTTCAATGAGCTGGACTTGGAGACACTGGCACCCTATATTCCCATGGACGGGGAAGACTTCCAGCTGAGCCCCATCTGCCCCGAGGAGCGGCTCTTGGCGGAGAACCCACAGTCCACCCCCCAGCACTGCTTCAGTGCCATGACAAACATCTTCCAGCCACTGGCCCCTGTAGCCCCGCACAGTCCCTTCCTCCTGGACAAGTTTCAGCAGCAGCTGGAGAGCAAGAAGACAGAGCCCGAGCACCGGCCCATGTCCTCCATCTTCTTTGATGCCGGAAGCAAAGcatccctgccaccatgctgTGGCCAGGCCAGCACCCCTCTCTCTTCCATGGGGGGCAGATCTAATACCCAGTGGCCCCCAGATCCACCATTACATTTTGGGCCCACAAAGTGGGCCGTCGGGGATCAGCGCACAGAGTTCCTGGGAGCGGCACCATTGGGGCCCCCTGTCTCCCCGCCCCATATCTCCACATTCAAGACAAG GTCTGCAAAGGGTTTTGGGGCTCGAGGCCCAGACGTGCTGAGCCCGGCCATGGTAGCCCTCTCCAACAAGCTGAAGCTGAAGCGACAGCTGGAGTATGAAGAGCAAGCCTTCCAGGACCTGAGTGGG GGGGACCCACCTGGTGGCAGCACTTCACATTTGATGTGGAAACGGATGAAGAACCTCAGGGGTGGGAGCTGCCCTTTGATGCCGGACAAGCCACTGAGCACAAATGTCCCCAATG GTAAGTTCACCCAAAATCCTGTGAGGGGCCTGGGCCATCCCCTGAGACATCTGCCGCTGCCACAGCCTCCATCTGCCGTCAGTCCCGGGGAGAACAGCAAGAGCAGGTTCCCCGCACAGTGCTATGCCACGCAGTACCAGGACTACAGCCTGTCGTCAGCCCACAAGGTGTCAG GCATGGCAAGCCGGCTGCTCGGGCCCTCGTTTGAGTCCTACCTGCTGCCTGAACTGACCAGATATGACTGTGAGGTGAACGTGCCCGTGCTGGGAAGCTCCACGCTCCTGCAAGGAGGGGACCTCCTCAGAGCCCTGGACCAGGCCACCTGA